The following are encoded together in the Wolbachia endosymbiont (group E) of Neria commutata genome:
- a CDS encoding GIY-YIG nuclease family protein, producing the protein MTASERNGTLYVGITSNLIKRIWEHKSKIISSFTSKYNVCKLVYFEEFQDINLAIAREKLLKNWQRKWKFDLIEEENQDWKDLYDEVVK; encoded by the coding sequence ATAACTGCAAGTGAGCGCAATGGTACTTTATATGTTGGTATAACGTCAAATTTAATTAAGCGAATTTGGGAACATAAGAGCAAAATTATTTCTAGTTTCACGTCAAAATACAATGTGTGTAAATTAGTTTACTTTGAAGAATTTCAAGACATAAATTTAGCCATTGCTAGAGAAAAACTTTTAAAAAATTGGCAAAGAAAATGGAAATTTGATTTGATTGAAGAAGAAAACCAAGATTGGAAAGATTTATATGATGAAGTTGTTAAGTAA